Part of the Cyprinus carpio isolate SPL01 chromosome A12, ASM1834038v1, whole genome shotgun sequence genome, ggtttgagactttagtctttgcaactttagggatcttatctatttacgaacagcttgtaacactccaaagagaatggaaaacttgaaatcacattatatgacccctttaatgtaacaGCTAGTGCAGCTATTGTAACTTGAATATGCGAGGTTGTTATTTTAGGTGTAAAACAGCTTTCtgttgcttgatattgcaaaatggtatttcttatcatattattttaatgtattgacatgataataaaaacactggtttgtactattactcttctagttatttacctagTGACTAAGGAATCAGAaatcttgcacattcacagaaactaGCATACAAAATAGTatggttattttcttttttatagttATACTTGACTTGTATTTTCTTATCACGCAAAGTGTTCCTATTTcactaagaagaagaagaagataaacCCACAGCCTGTAGTGATCACATTAGTATCTAAGAGATCTGCTATACTGTGGGTGTTATGAATTTTACCATTAGTGGTGTTATGTTCCCTTTTTTGGTTAAACATGTTAATGAGTCAgtgactcacacaaacactcagtgTCTCTGTGTATGACAGAAGCTTTGCCAGCCCTGCAGACTCTTCAGGAGGTGGAAATCCCGGTTGTGGGCAACTCACAGTGTACCTGCCAGTATTAACCAGTAGGTGGTACAATCACACCACAGATGATTTGTGCAGGGAGCGTGGACAAATGAATCTGTCAGGTAAGCTATGAGTAGTTATgagttttttctcaaaattctgagaagaATTCAGAATTGCTTGCAGCTTGGGacaccggcgcgacaagacagaaataataaaacccattacaaatgagccatttgttgcatccagtatggacataattatggattataatgacttatactgtcttttgacgcgttgcgttgcatcgcgctgcgtaaacataaaaccatgtttgcatttgtgatctgagaaacgacaaacaacaagcgctactctacactgctcaaaacttgcatttgaatcatcaatggcagatcctttaaagaggtcatatttttcctttctctttggagtgttacaagctcttggtgcataaagaagatctgtaaagttgcaaagactaaagtctcaaatccaaagagataatctttataaaagttaagtaaaccacgccctcctaaaatgcctcgtttaaacatgcccccacatgtctacgtcacgatgtggaaagatttgcacaACACCACCcgaatgttcacgcaaagaaagaaggtgtaactttgattctcgctgttgctgccgccaccatgtcgtggaCACgctgtgtttccttgtgaaagcagaactactttgtttggtcttccaaaagaggacacaacttgAAAtctttctggaacagtgttgtaaatacaatgtaACCACTAATTTCatgttgtgtcctcttttggaaggccaaacaaagtattttcactttcacaatgaaacagcatctccacaacatggcggtggcggcaacagcgaaaatcaaagttacgccttctttctttgcgtgaacatttgggtggtgttatgctaatcttcccacatcgtgatgtagacatgtgggtgAGTGTTTAAATAAGACATTTCAGGacggcgtggatgagtcttaacttttataaagaatatatctttgggtttgagactttagtctttgcaactttagggatcttatctatttacgaacagcttgtaacactccaaagagaaaggaaaacttgaaatcacattatatgacccctttaatgtaacaGCTAGTGCAGCTATTGTAACTTGAATATGCGAGGTTGTTATTTTAGGTGTAAAACAGCTTTCtgttgcttgatattgcaaaatggtatttcttatcatattattttaatgtattgacaTGATAATAAATACACTGGTTTGTACTATTactcttctagttatttacctagTGACTAAGGAATCAGAaatcttgcacattcacagaaactaGCATACAAAATAGTAtggttattttcttatttatagttatatttgaCTTGTATTTTCTTATCACGCAAAGTGTTCCTATTTcactaagaagaagaagaagataaacCCACAGCCTGTAGTGATCACATTAGTATCTAAGAGATCTGCTATACTGTGGGTGTTGTGAATTTTCCACTAGTGGTGTTATGTTCCCTTTTTTGGTTAAACATGTTAATGAGTCAgtgactcacacaaacactcagtgTCTCTGTGTATGACAGAAGCTTTTCCAGCCCTGCAGACTCTTCAGGAGGTGGAAATCCCGGTTGTGGGCAACTCACAGTGTACCTGCCAGTATTAACCAGTAGGTGGTACAATCACACCACAGATGATTTGTGCAGGGAGCGTGGACAAATGAATCTGTCAggaagcttatttccaccacagaatgaaAGGGTAGTTAtgagttttatctcaaaattctgagaagaCTTCAGAATTGCTTGCAGCTTGCAATTGAGAGACTTAAACgtgaaattctgagaaaaaaaaataaattgtgagaactttctttttaaattattattattattttttttttattccatgacaGAAATAAGATTCAAtagtctcacaattctgactttttcttgcaatattgagtttttaatcttacaatttagattttaagataaaaagtcacagttaccatttttatcttttattcttatcttttttctttttaatataacaGCAGTGAATGAGAACTGGggttgtcaagctccaaaatgacaaaaagcaccataaaatgtACCAAACAAGTAGAGGTCCATTTAACTTTAGTTGAATATTTCAAATCtgctgaagccatatgatagctacTGCATCAGGATCAGACCAaagtgtgaactattccttttaaaaaaaaaaccctgctgttGATGTTTTCATTGGTCCTGTTTCTCTGTTTATCTCTGTAGGGAGATTCTGGAGGTCTGTTACAGTGCAAACAGGGTTCTGTATGGGTCCAGGCTGGGATCACCAGTTTTGGGACAAGTTTGGGCTGCGCTAAAGAGGGTTTCTCTGAGGTGTATTCACGTGTCTCTGAGTTCCACACTTGGGTCACAGAGAACGTGGAAGGAGCAGCCATTGGCTTCGTGACCTTTTTGTCCAGCGGCACAGACAGCAGCTTTACATGCTCTAGCTCTGCCACTTCTCACGCTACTCTAATTTTATCATTctcttcatttacatttacattacattacatttagtcatttagcagacgcttttattgaaagcgacttacaaatgaggacaatggaagcaatcaaaatcagcaaaagagcaatgatatataagtgctataacaagtctcagttacctTAAcgcagaatagaaaaagaaaagagcaagctagtgttggaggcctttttttgctttcgttaattgtataataaataaaaagaaaacagatagaatacaaaaagattagggaagctagtgttttttttaaagatgaaatgaatagagtgcaagtctaaaggggcaagttttttttttttttttttaaagaacagaattagaatagagagtgctagagttagagggtcaaataaagatggaaaagatgtgcttttagccgattcttgaagatggctaaggactcagctgctcggattaaGTTGTGTTCTTCATTACACTCATCTCACACTTCACACTTaaaaactcactcacacacacaagcaactCTAACAGGTTAAGGGGAACAGTAATGTGTGACACATAAAATGCACAGTGAAATTCCGGATGACTTGAAAATAGACAAAGTGCATTAGAAAAATTAAAGCTCATGAGTGAATCACCAAAAAGTCCTTTGTCTGGTTAGCGCGAACAGTTAGCCTCCATTGGTAGATGCTGTAGCTACATCATTATGTGGGGAAGAGTAGTTGTGTATTCTGATACTAGCTAAGTTGCatgtacaaaaatacaacacTATTGTACCATTATgataattttgatgaaatatgtAATGATTAAATTTACAGCACCTAAAAAAAGTGTCCCCCCCCAAATCTGATGCacataatttatatcattttgtaaagtagagttaaaaatattttgcGAGATGGgaattcataattatgacttcccAACTCGTAAATACAAACCTCAAAAAAATGTAGAAGTATATTCTACATTATAAGCATATTTCACTCCATAATCGTAAGAAAAGAAGGAacaactactttttttttcaattggatTATTTTTTGATCATAAGCACATTTCAGCCCCCAgatctcattaaaaaaatgtgctatgatatttaacttttaactttttaaatgaaataccCTCATTACCATaatacagttttttcttttttgtttgaagaTTTTTAAAGTCAAGCATTAAAGGCAGGAGAACAAATACTTGATAGAtgtgaacatatttttttaaataatatatcattttgtCTGCACTGATAGCCTTGTGGTTAGTGTCAACATATAACGTCTTGAGGCCCTTTACCAATCCCACTTCCCTCGCCCCGCCCAGTCTTTCCTGTCAGCTCTCTACTGGCCTCTCCCATTAAAGGCATAAAAGGCCCATaaatatgtctttaaaaaataaaataatatatggtttttattttaatatataaaaaaaatttggagTCAAATGTGACATTCTCCGGAAAGgttttgtaaaaatcattaaaactgcCATTAAAATGCTAGCAGATAGCTTTCTTCTGTTATATATCAGACCTTTTCTGGGCAGCTTTATAATAATTAGATTAGTGAGTCTGAGATCTGAAACGGCTCAAGTGCATAATGTAATTggataattattaaaatcaatcagGGGTTTGGTTCATTGGTTCTTTATTCTTTTGCAGCATCTagtgaaaaagaaaatagatgCAAAACTGTATGGGTTGCAAAAATAGGAAAGATCAGTAGAATGACAGCATGAAACAGTCACAGACTGGATGATTTTATCTGACTGGTCAGTTACAATGATACTTATTTTCTTTGACATCATTTTCAAATGACAGTGAAAAAATTACTACAGGACTGTCAGTGAGTCTAGATCACAGACATGATGTGTCACACTGTGTACATGAGTGAACAGCCGGATGAGTCAGCGGAAGTGTGGTCACTTGTGTTTCTTCAGTAGGCATGGTTGGCCACAAACAAAGACTCGCCTCCCGCTGCTCCTGTGTCTCCTTTGGAGACATATTTACCAACGGCTGCTGCGCTGTTGTTCTGTAGAGGAAATTGACACACATGAGATTAGTGAAATACAGGAACTGTGAAATCATGgatgttaaaaatgtttgcacATATCCTCTGTCGCACAGCACTTTGTTCATACTTATAGCAGTAATTCTGTGAGGCTCAACtgattttacattaacatttgatgtttaaaaaagtgCAACAGCtgaaagtaaaaatcccattcattttctccataggggaaTTAATTTTGAATGCTGACTTAAAGTCAAAACTTATTTCTGGTAAAAAACTCCATTGCCCATgattcagcagaaaaaaaattctccatcaaaatcaaaatcaaaacaaacaagtcATGTAAAAAGAACACTTTAATAATGACATAATCGAGTCACTTTCCCTACTGTCTCAAACTACTTAAATTTTTTCGTATATATGCAAGTTTGcaaaatatgtaaatgcaaaatatactGCTTCTATATAGAAAATAACatctttaaattaatagttttatatttctccatcatatttgatttgattatgcCATTCTCAATGCTTTATGGTAATGTAGTTCTTTGAATCGCCTCATAGCTAGTTGGTTTGTTCATGGCTTATGACTCTTTCATGAAGgctttttaaaaatccttaaaaaaaaaaaacacaatgggaaAAACACTTGTAGAACAAAGGCTGCTAAAATGTGACCTGCTGTACTCTATATACAGCTATGtagagtgtgattttttttagtgGTCTACCATACTTCATTACGCTACCAGGTCTAAACATATACAATCCCCAGATCTATTGTGGAACTGGCAACACAGATCATAAATATTCACTGGCAACCTCTAATTAACATTTCATTGTGTAAGGTTGTTTACTTACTATGGCTCTCTTGACAAATTCCTCCTGGCAGGCCTTGCCATTCTCCTTCTTGCCCCCCCAGGCCTTTAGTGCAGAGGCTTGCAAGGCACGACCGTAAGAGAAGGTGAGGGCCCAGGGTTTGCTTAGGGGACACTGGTTAATGGCACTCAGATTGATTGAGGCCTCCTCCTCACTCTGGCCTCCGGACAAGAAGGTAATGCCTTTAGAGCAGAAGATGGTAGACATTGGAGTTGTGATCTTTGCATCAAACAAATGTTGAACTACATGATGTATTgttgcaatgcataaaaaaaaaaatctatatatttttacatatttatgagATATACTAGAAGAATTATTcgttataaaaatgttgtcatcgaattttagatttagtcagaaatttccatttttaatatttatttatctgtataaATGTTCTTTTCACCTTGTTGTGTATGCCCTACTGAGGATATTttctcatttacaaaaaaaaatatattttatatatatatatatatatatatatatatatatatatatatatatatatatatatatatatatatatatatatatatatatatatatatatatatatatatatatatttgttctggATGTCAGGATTTGCAATTTTTAAATAGTTCATTTATATGTTTGCTTAGTAATAGTGagttttttcaacaaaaaattaaGTGTTCATTCTTGACTTAATATTATTGGTTTACTTGGATATTTAAATGATCTCAACAAATTTTAAGTTGTTATTACTTACTGCAGCAGCATGtttacagtgcataatattaatatacatttcgctgaatcaaatcaaatcacaatcgTATTGTGCCATGTTTTGACGTTTCTACAAATATTGAATGGCTGTCTAGGAGAATCAATGTCAGGCTATATTATCATAAATGTATGATTTACATGTCTAATTTATAatcaaattcagttcagtttgcaCAGagatttttatacaaaaaaattggCCTTGTGGGagtaacacaaatgaagatagtCACTGCGTTCCATTCTGAAGGTCTCATGCCTACAACCCTTCAATACTGCGGCCATGATTATTCCGAAGTGCCATTCGAAGGGGGATTTATCAGAACGCAGCAATAGTGAAACTGACTCACCGGGAACGGCAGAGGGAACAGTGCGGCGCAGGGCGGTGACAGTTGCCATGGCAATTTCTTGAGGGGCGTACTTGTGGGAGCAAGAGTGACCAGCGGTCACCATGTTGGGTTTTAGGAGGGTTCCTTCCAGGTACACGTGGTGGTCTGACAGAGCCTTGTACACAGCAGCCAGGACCTTCTCCGTCACATACTGGCACCTCTTCAGATCATGGTCACCATCAGGCAGGATCTCAGGCTCCACAATGGGCACGATGCCATGCTGAGAAAGATAACAGCAACGTGAATGGTGACACCATGCGTATGTGAATAATTTAAGTCTGTTTTCTAAAAAGATCAgagacagcagaaaaaaaaatgcaattataaatgTAGCCATGCAATAAAAGAAATGGCAAAATCGTTAACATCAACAGATGAGTTACAAACAAATTACATCAAATattaactataaatattaaaGGTGGATTCAAAAATAAGCTTAACACATTAagaaacaaattatgtttttgtgaagGGTGTACGCTCAAATGAAATGAAGAATGTATTCATAATAGCTGtctataaaaagtgttttaatgtatAATGTTGGAGGTTGCCCCATTTATTGTATTTCGCCATGCAACGATGCTAATGATGCTAATCTTCTGAGAGAATCCTCGCACTCATTGGCTGATGCCTCTGTGGATACACTAGTGGCATAGCGTTGTTTGGTGACGAGATGAGTAAAAATTCGTGCTTTAACAATATTTGCTATGTCAGAAATTACTCGGCCCATGCGTTTCCATCCCCCATTATTAGCAATAACTTTttcacacaagtcaaaaaccacctagAGCGAGCATAAAAACTTTTTCCAGTTAAATATTAGACCTTTTCTGGGCAGTTTTATAATAATTAGATTAGTGAGTCTGTGATCTGAAACTATGTAATCGGgtaattcataaaatcattaaatataaaatcaatcaaGGGTTTGGCTGATTGGTTCTTTATTCTTTTGCAAAACATCTAGTGAAAAAGAAAACGGATTCAAAACTGTACAGGTTGTAGTCAGAAATTTTTCAGCCAACgtgtttccatctcccattattcgcaatAACTCCTTTtagcacaagtcaaaaaccaccacGAGCGAGTGTAAAAACTTTTCTGATGTGTTACTTAAAAATGCAGAAACATAGCTATTGTGTAGACCATTCTCTAAATCTCAGTATTATCAAtgtaatttacataatattacaCTGATACTtgttacattaaagggatactccaccccaaaatgaacattttgtcattaatcacttaccccagctgcaccacaaggatatgttttctacgtatatttacgctttgatttgaaagaaaacagcacatccttgtgacGTGGCTGACACaaaagagcgtaagctgcctgagtactgctcagattctccaaaatggcgctatgctgatgtgaagtgacacagaggagacaaattgttgaatagtcgttatttttgttttattcgcatacaaaaagtattgtcgtcgcttcataacgttacggttgaactactgatgacagatggactatactgacaatgcttttcatacttttctagaccttgacagtgtattttacttggcagtttatgggacagtcacaagcttcccggttttcatccaaaatatcttaaattgtgttccgaaaacatCTAGTGAAAAAGAAAACGGATTCAAAACTGTACAGGTTGTAGTCAGAAATTATTCAGCCAACTTGTTTCCATCTCGCATTATTCGCAATAACTTTTTCGCTAGTCAAAAACGTTTCTGATGTGCTACTTAAAAATGCAGAAACATAGCTATTGTGTAGAccaaagtgattaatgacaattttcattttggggtggagtatacctttaaacTCAGATAAGCAGTGACAACCATTAAGAAAGCCGTTTCTTCTCtctaaaatttcacatttaggCTGATTCAAATTGTATtgaatcaaattattaaatttgatcttttaatatcactgtattaaaacattaagtcatattaagtgtttttcacattaagcattttagaCTGCCCTGCTGTTTTTAGTGATGGAAATACTGTGGAGGCTGATTTATATGGATTGCAAATGTCCATAACTTAACAAAtctttgcttttcttcttttgagaAGTGGTTTTAAAAATCAAGActtgaaacagatggaaaatttaCTGCACAGTTTTGCAGTTCTGCAGTTTTGTGGATGTTTTGCGCACCAGTCCTGTGACTGAAAATTATGAATTGTGTTCATAGTGTTACGTGTTATCTCACCACTGGATGTCCAAAGCAAAGCAGGTTGTAAAGTGTCTCACCATCTGGCAGATGCTGGCGTAGCGGGCGAGTACATTGGCATTCTCAATAATAGCAAGATTGGATGGAGTAGTGGGGGTGATCTTCAACACACAGCGCCATTTAGCAAAGTCAGCGCCGTCTTTTTTATACTGAGCACAGCGCTCATACAATCCATCCAGACCTGAGATAGACATGCATGAACATTTGTGAAAAGACAGAATaacattcataaataaaagtcaaaaaggATATGGAGAAACGTCATCTATACCCTGTGTGGTTGTCTCTCCGTTGGTGCCGGCCAGAGGTACCACACCCTTGTCCACCTTGATTCCTACCACCATGCCTCTCTCCTTAATCAGCTGAGGGAAAGGCTTGCCATCATCAGTCTTCTGATAGAGAGTCTCATGGAAAAGGATGACTCCTCCAATGCAGGGCAGGATGCAGTCATCAGCGGTGAAAAGCAACTGACGGTACAACCTTCTGTTCTCCTCTGTGTTCTCAGCGTTGATGCTCTGGAAGCGCTTTGCTACACTGCCTAGAGTGACCACATGGTAAAAAGAAAGCCAGTGAATAAGAGCAGAATTGTCCATTTGAATGAATTATCATTTTGAAAGCAAATGAGTGTTTAAGTGTACCTGTGGATTCATCAGCTGCAAGAATTCCCTTTCCAGGGGCAACAATTCTCTGAGCAATATCGCTCAGCTCTTTCTTCTGATCAGGGCTTAGGAATGGATATGCATGAGGCATCTTTACTGGAAAGAGGAACGTGAAATCAGGAACAAAGCAGATGGTAGCCAAATAAAAAAGTACTGGGGAATGGGGTACTGTCACAGttggttttgggttttttgttcatgtcttttattttgtaatctcACCGTTATGTTACCTGCTTCCTGTTTGTCATATGATTATCTTGCACTCACGTATCTTGCCATGTGCTCTCCATGTGTATGTGTCTTGATCTGATTGGTTGTTTTTTAGTCATGTGTTTCTCAGTACTGTTTTGTCATTGGTTGATCATCTTTATTGTTCACAGGTGTTCCTTGTTTAGTCATTAGTCTTGTGCATAAATAGCcctcatggttttttttttaattctttgtctTCTGTACTGCTGTTTGGTGAGTTTTTTGTTATGGTCAGTTAttgataattttgtgttttattcaacTTGGGATTTAATGTTTGCACATGGGTTCAGTTCAACGCTCCTACAGTGGACTTGTTGCAGAAAGCTAGACCAACCAGCAGTTGCCTTGCTACAAGGTGT contains:
- the LOC109105028 gene encoding fructose-bisphosphate aldolase A-like, with amino-acid sequence MPHAYPFLSPDQKKELSDIAQRIVAPGKGILAADESTGSVAKRFQSINAENTEENRRLYRQLLFTADDCILPCIGGVILFHETLYQKTDDGKPFPQLIKERGMVVGIKVDKGVVPLAGTNGETTTQGLDGLYERCAQYKKDGADFAKWRCVLKITPTTPSNLAIIENANVLARYASICQMHGIVPIVEPEILPDGDHDLKRCQYVTEKVLAAVYKALSDHHVYLEGTLLKPNMVTAGHSCSHKYAPQEIAMATVTALRRTVPSAVPGITFLSGGQSEEEASINLSAINQCPLSKPWALTFSYGRALQASALKAWGGKKENGKACQEEFVKRAINNSAAAVGKYVSKGDTGAAGGESLFVANHAY